One Thermus thermamylovorans genomic window, GAGGGCCAGGTAGCGCCAGAGTTTCTCCCGCCGGTCCACCCCTTCCGTGCTCTCCGAGAGCACCTCCACCACCAGGCAAGGGGCCTCCTCGTAGTAGGGGTTTTCCAGGGGCGGGGCGCAAACCGCCATGAGGTCGGGGTAGTAGACGGTGCGTTCCCCCACCTTGAGCTTCATGTCCGCCACGTAGAGGCGGCAACCCTTGCGCCGGGCCAACGGGTAAAGGAGGTAGTGCAGGTGGCTCACCACCAGGTTGTGGGCCCGGCTGGCCCCGGCCATGGCGTAGGGCAGGCCCTCCACCAGCTCATGCTTGGTTGTAGACCGGGTTTCCCATGCCAGGTACTCCTCCAGGGAAAGGGGTTTTAGGGCCTTGGCGGGTTCGCCCATCACTCCCATTCTATGGTGGCGGGAGGCTTGGAGGTGAGGTCGTAGACCACCCGGCCGATCTCCGGCACCCGGCGGGTGATGCGCCTTGCCACCTCGTCCAAAAACTCCAGGGGGAGCCTGGCCCAGTCCGCGGTCATGAAGTCTTCGGTGGTCACCGCCCTTAAGGCCAGAACGTAGCCGTACTTCCGCTCGTCCCCTGCGACCCCTACGCTCCGCACGGGGGTGAGGACCGCCAGGGCCTGGGCCACCTGGCCGTAGAGGCCCCATTCCCGGAGGAGGCTTACGAAGATGTCCTCCGCCCGCCGGAGGATGGAGAGCTTTTCCTCCGTGACCTCCCCCAGCACGCGCACCGCCAGGCCCGGCCCCGGGAAGGGGTGGCGCAGGCGGATGGGGTCGGGGAGGCCGAGGAGGAGGGCCAGCTCCCGCACCTCGTCCTTGAAGAGGAGGCGGAAGGGCTCGAGGAGCTCAAACTGGAGGTCCTCGGGGAGGCCCCCCACGTTGTGGTGGCTCTTGATCTTGGCCGCCCCCCCTTCCCCGGCGGACTCGATCACGTCGGGGTAGAGGGTACCCTGGGCCAGGAAGCGGAAGGGCCCCTTTTCCCGGGCCAACTGGCTGAAGACCTCCACGAACTCCCGGCCGATGATCCGGCGCTTTTCCTCCGGGTCCTCCACCCCCTTCAGGGCCTCCAGGAAGCGCTCCTTGGCGTCCACCACGAGGAGGTTGACCCCAAGGGCCCTAAGGGCCCCCTCCACCTCCTCCCGCTCCCCCAGGCGCAGGAGGCCGTGGTCCACGAAGACCGCCAGGTGGTCCACCCCCGCCCGGGCCAGGAGGAGGGCCAGGGTGCTGGAGTCCACCCCCCCGGAAACCGCCAGCAAAACGCGGTCTTGCCCCACCCGCTCCCGCACCTCCTCCACCAGGCCCTCCAGCACGTGCTCCGGGGTCCAGTCCCGCCTGACCCCAGCGAGCTCCAGGAAGTTTTCCAGGATCTGCATCCCTTTAGGGGTGTGGGCTACCTCGGGGTGGAACTGGACGGCGAAGGTCCGGCCGTCCGGGCCCTCCATGGCCGCCACCGGGTTTTCCTCGGTCTCCGCCACCACCCGCCACCCCGGGGGGAGCTCGGTTACCGCGTCTTGGTGGCTCATCCACACCTGGACGTCGCCCTCCAAGCCCCGGAAAAGGGGGCCTTGGTGGCGGGTGAGGAGGGCCTTGCCGTACTCCGCCCGCCCCGCCCGCTCCACCTTGCCCCCGAGCTCCTGGGCAAGAAGCTGCATCCCGTAGCAGATGCCCAGGGTGGGTAGGCCAAGCTCCAGCACCCGGGGGTCGGGCCGGGGGGCTTGGGGGTCGAAGACGCTGTTGGGCCCGCCGGAGAGGATCAGGGCCTCGGGCCCATGCTTCAGGACCTCCTCCAGGGGGGTGTCCCCGGGAAGGATCAAGGAGAAGGCCCGGAGTTCCCGAAGCCTCCTGGCGATGAGCCTGGTGTACTGGGAGCCAAAGTCCAGGACGAGGATCACGAGGCTAGTTTACCTGCCGCTACCCCTGCGGGTGGGGTTGGCCACCCCTGGCCTCCTTGGCCACGAGGAGCATGCTGCCCGCGATGAGGCCGAAGGCGATGAGGGCCTGCAGGGGGATGGGGAACTCCGGGATGTACTCCACGGTGCAGGGCACCGGGGGTTTGCAGGCCAGGGTGAAGAGGTCGGGGAAGCGTTGCTGGAAGAGGTGCAGGGCGCTCAGGAGCCCGCCGATCAGGGAGAGGGCCAGGGCATGGGGCCAGATCCTAAGGTCCTGCCGCCAGAGGGCCAGGCCCAGGATCACCGCCAGGGGGTACATGAAAACCCGCTGGTACCAGCAGAGCTCGCAGGGTAGGAAGAGCCGCACCTCCGAGTAATAGAGGCTTCCCAGGGTAGCCACCAGGGCCACGGTCCAGGCGAAGCCCAGCAGGAGGAAGCCGCGGTTCATCCCCCAAAGCATACCCCTAAACTGGCCTTGTGGGGTTCGAGGGACTCCGGGAAGGGGAGGACTTTTACTGGGAGGAAGGGCGGGTGGTCTTCACCGAGGCCTTCCACCGCAGGCGGGGCTATTGCTGCCGCTCGGGGTGCCGCCACTGCCCTTGGCGGGAGGACCCGGTGCCTGTCCACGGGGACCGTCCTACGGGGGAGAGGGCAGGCCCCTGACGCCACCCTCTGCGGAGGCCTTCCGCCTGGGGCCCCGGCGAAGGGGCGGGCGAGGCCTCCGCCACTACCCCTCCAGCAACGCCTCCACGAAGGCCTCAGCGTCGAAGGGCTGAAGGTCGTCTGGGCCTTCCCCCACCCCGATGAAGCGGATGGGCACCTTCAGGGTGCGCACGATGGGAATGAGGACCCCGCCCTTGGCGGTGCCGTCCAGCTTGGTGACGATGACCCCGGTGAGGCCCACGGCCTCGTGGAACCGCTTGGCCTGCTCCAGGCCGTTTTGCCCGGTTACCGCGTCCAGCACCAGCCAGACCTCCTTAGGCTCCTCGGGGTCGGCCTTGGCGATGGCCCGCTTCACCTTCTTCAGCTCCTCCATCAGGTTGTGCTTGGTGTGGAGCCTTCCGGCGGTGTCCACCAGGAGGAGGTCGTAACCCCGGGCCTTCCGGGCCTGGGCGGCGTCAAAGGCCAAGGCCGCAGGGTCGGCTCCTTCCGGGCCCTGGAGGACGGGGATGCCGAGGCGCTTCCCCCACTCGGAAAGCTGGGCGCCCCCGGCGGCGCGGAAGGTGTCCCCGGCGCAGAACATCACCTTCTTGCCCAGGCCCCCGTAGAGGCGGCCCAGCTTGGCGATGGTGGTGGTCTTGCCCACCCCGTTCACCCCCACCACCAGGACCACGTGGCCCTTGGGCTCCACGGGCTTAGGACCTTGGGGGCGGAAGCCGAGCTTGCGTAAGGTGGCCCTTCGCTCCTCCGGCTCCAGCATCTGGACGAGCTTCTCCTTCACCGCTTCCTTCAGGTCCTTCCGCCCGGAGGCCCGCACCTCGGCGAGGAGCTCCTCGGTGGCGGCCAGGCCCACGTCCGCGGCCAGGAGGGCCATCTCCAGCTCCTCCAGCACCTCCTCGGGGTCGGCCCCCCAGGGGATGGCCTTGAGGAGCCTCTCCCGGGTCTTGGAGAGGCCGGCCTTGAGGCGGTCAAAGAAGCCCATGGACCCCTTGGATGCTACCGGAAGTTCGCTCCCCAGGCGAAGCGCCCCGCCTTGGGAAAGTCGGCGAGGCCGTAGACATGGGCCCCCCCGGCGAAG contains:
- a CDS encoding Uma2 family endonuclease, producing the protein MGEPAKALKPLSLEEYLAWETRSTTKHELVEGLPYAMAGASRAHNLVVSHLHYLLYPLARRKGCRLYVADMKLKVGERTVYYPDLMAVCAPPLENPYYEEAPCLVVEVLSESTEGVDRREKLWRYLALPSLEGYLLVSALERRAELYRKGEEGVLYQAFTDGEVPLPCLEGALPLEEVYAGVDLEPRPG
- the guaA gene encoding glutamine-hydrolyzing GMP synthase, which translates into the protein MILVLDFGSQYTRLIARRLRELRAFSLILPGDTPLEEVLKHGPEALILSGGPNSVFDPQAPRPDPRVLELGLPTLGICYGMQLLAQELGGKVERAGRAEYGKALLTRHQGPLFRGLEGDVQVWMSHQDAVTELPPGWRVVAETEENPVAAMEGPDGRTFAVQFHPEVAHTPKGMQILENFLELAGVRRDWTPEHVLEGLVEEVRERVGQDRVLLAVSGGVDSSTLALLLARAGVDHLAVFVDHGLLRLGEREEVEGALRALGVNLLVVDAKERFLEALKGVEDPEEKRRIIGREFVEVFSQLAREKGPFRFLAQGTLYPDVIESAGEGGAAKIKSHHNVGGLPEDLQFELLEPFRLLFKDEVRELALLLGLPDPIRLRHPFPGPGLAVRVLGEVTEEKLSILRRAEDIFVSLLREWGLYGQVAQALAVLTPVRSVGVAGDERKYGYVLALRAVTTEDFMTADWARLPLEFLDEVARRITRRVPEIGRVVYDLTSKPPATIEWE
- a CDS encoding disulfide bond formation protein B — its product is MNRGFLLLGFAWTVALVATLGSLYYSEVRLFLPCELCWYQRVFMYPLAVILGLALWRQDLRIWPHALALSLIGGLLSALHLFQQRFPDLFTLACKPPVPCTVEYIPEFPIPLQALIAFGLIAGSMLLVAKEARGGQPHPQG
- a CDS encoding DUF5522 domain-containing protein, whose product is MGFEGLREGEDFYWEEGRVVFTEAFHRRRGYCCRSGCRHCPWREDPVPVHGDRPTGERAGP
- the ftsY gene encoding signal recognition particle-docking protein FtsY, with amino-acid sequence MGFFDRLKAGLSKTRERLLKAIPWGADPEEVLEELEMALLAADVGLAATEELLAEVRASGRKDLKEAVKEKLVQMLEPEERRATLRKLGFRPQGPKPVEPKGHVVLVVGVNGVGKTTTIAKLGRLYGGLGKKVMFCAGDTFRAAGGAQLSEWGKRLGIPVLQGPEGADPAALAFDAAQARKARGYDLLLVDTAGRLHTKHNLMEELKKVKRAIAKADPEEPKEVWLVLDAVTGQNGLEQAKRFHEAVGLTGVIVTKLDGTAKGGVLIPIVRTLKVPIRFIGVGEGPDDLQPFDAEAFVEALLEG